The Stenotrophomonas sp. ASS1 genome segment TGTCGCGCCCGGACGCGATCGTGGTGGCGACGGTGTCGGCAATCTATGGCCTGGGCGCGCCGGAAGACTACCTGTCGCTGCGCCTGATCCTTTCCAAGGGCGAGCGCATCGACCAGCGCGACCTGATCAACCACCTCACCCAGCTGCAGTACACGCGCAACGAATACGAGCTGCAGCGCGGTACCTTCCGCGTGCGTGGTGAAGTCATCGACGTGTTCCCGGCCGAGTCGGATAGCGAGGCGCTGCGCCTGGAGCTGTTTGATGGCGAGGTCGAGAAGATCACGTTGTTCGATCCGCTCACCGGCGAGACGCTGCGCAACATGCAGCGCTTCACGGTCTACCCGAAGACCCACTATGCGACCACGCGCGAGCGTGTGCTGGCGGCGATCGAGACGATCAAGGTCGAGCTGAAGGAGCGCCTGGAGCAGCTGTACGCGCAGAACAAGCTGGTGGAGGCGCAGCGCCTGGCGCAGCGCACCCAGTTCGATCTGGAAATGATGGCCGAGGTCGGCTACTGCAACGGCATCGAGAACTACTCCCGGCACCTGACCGGCAAGAACGCCGGCGAACCGCCGCCGACATTGTTCGACTACCTGCCGGCCGACGCGCTGCTGGTGATCGACGAATCGCACGTGACCATTCCGCAGATCGGCGCCATGTTCAAGGGCGACCGTTCGCGCAAGGAGACGCTGGTCGAGTTCGGGTTCCGGCTGCCCTCGGCGCTGGACAACCGGCCGCTGCGCTTCGAGGAGTGGGAAGAGCGCTGCCCGCGCAGCATCTATGTGTCGGCCACGCCAGGCCCCTATGAGTACCGCGAGGCCGGTGACGAGATCACTGAACTGGTCGTACGCCCCACCGGCCTGATCGACCCGGTGGTGGAGATCCGCCCGGTGGGCACCCAGGTTGACGACCTGATGAGCGAGGCCAACGCGCGCATCAAGGCCGGTGACCGGGTGCTGGTCACGACGCTGACCAAGCGCATGGCCGAGAATCTCACCGAGTACCTGACCGAGCACGGCATCCGCGTGCGCTACCTGCACTCGGACGTGGACACGGTCGAGCGCGTGGAGATCATCCGCGACCTGCGCCTGGGCAAGTTCGATGTGCTGGTGGGCATCAACCTGCTGCGCGAGGGCCTGGACATGCCCGAGGTGTCCCTGGTGGCGATCCTGGATGCCGACAAGGAGGGCTTCCTGCGCTCGACCGGCTCGCT includes the following:
- the uvrB gene encoding excinuclease ABC subunit UvrB, yielding MSDRFELVSPYSPAGDQPDAIAKLTSNFEAGIAKQTLLGVTGSGKTYTIANVIQNVQKPTLIMAPNKTLAAQLYGEFKAFFPHNVVEYFVSYYDYYQPEAYVPSSDTFIEKDSSINEHIEQMRLAATKTLLSRPDAIVVATVSAIYGLGAPEDYLSLRLILSKGERIDQRDLINHLTQLQYTRNEYELQRGTFRVRGEVIDVFPAESDSEALRLELFDGEVEKITLFDPLTGETLRNMQRFTVYPKTHYATTRERVLAAIETIKVELKERLEQLYAQNKLVEAQRLAQRTQFDLEMMAEVGYCNGIENYSRHLTGKNAGEPPPTLFDYLPADALLVIDESHVTIPQIGAMFKGDRSRKETLVEFGFRLPSALDNRPLRFEEWEERCPRSIYVSATPGPYEYREAGDEITELVVRPTGLIDPVVEIRPVGTQVDDLMSEANARIKAGDRVLVTTLTKRMAENLTEYLTEHGIRVRYLHSDVDTVERVEIIRDLRLGKFDVLVGINLLREGLDMPEVSLVAILDADKEGFLRSTGSLIQTIGRAARNVRGKAILYADKITRSMQAAIDETDRRRAKQVEYNEQHGIVPRSVARPITDVLEGARSDAAEKEAKKGKGKGRPGVAEEGSDYRSLSPAQLASRLKALEQQMYQHAKDLEFEDAARVRDQIRQLKEASLG